A window of Argopecten irradians isolate NY chromosome 14, Ai_NY, whole genome shotgun sequence contains these coding sequences:
- the LOC138306875 gene encoding angiopoietin-related protein 7-like, giving the protein MKLSILALVFSTIEALTMVGFPQLIKRVFRVAPADQSLYKLNSYFRISNHAICAKYCKTEPCLAFSYTIDNSTCETYSRVFEESTHAENSQSTSYFNKVVINSCADLIGYSSGVYKLGKDGPIVYCDMDTEAGPWTVIQTRTKGDVDFFRPWSDYKNGFGDLHGDFWLGNDNLHLLTNVSKILRVEVVALTGERGYAEYSNFQVADESQNYKLLVNGFSGNVSYDGMAYSNNFQFSTPDRDNNNNSIDCGQYAQSGWWHYRCVHAHLNGIFRKSIADNQVMRWSYFPDPSVKYQPLKTTKMMIR; this is encoded by the exons ATGAAGCTAAGCATTTTAGcgttggtcttttcaacaataGAGGCTTTGACTATGGTTGGATTTCCGCAACTTATCAAAAGAGTATTTCGTGTGGCGCCAGCGGATCAAAGTTTATACAAACTGAATTCATATTTTAGGATTTCGAACCATGCAATCTGTGCTAAATATTGCAAAACTGAACCATGCTTAGCTTTTTCGTACACGATAGATAACTCAACATGCGAGACCTACTCCCGCGTTTTTGAAGAATCAACACATGCTGAAAATTCACAATCGACTTCGTACTTTAACAAGG tAGTTATCAACAGTTGTGCAGACCTGATTGGATATAGCTCTGGGGTATACAAATTAGGAAAAGACGGCCCTATTGTATACTGTGATATGGATACTGAAGCTGGACCTTGGACT GTTATCCAAACACGAACAAAGGGAGATGTCGATTTTTTTCGTCCATGGAGTGACTACAAGAATGGATTTGGTGATCTCCATGGGGACTTCTGGCTCG GTAACGATAACCTTCACCTCCTAACAAACGTGTCTAAAATCCTGCGTGTGGAAGTTGTAGCTTTGACTGGGGAAAGGGGGTATGCAGAGTACTCCAATTTCCAGGTTGCTGATGAAtctcaaaattacaaactgCTTGTGAATGGGTTTTCCGGAAATGTATCAT ACGATGGCATGGCGTACAGTAATAACTTTCAGTTCTCCACGCCAGATAgagacaacaacaacaatagcatAGACTGTGGTCAGTACGCCCAAAGTGGTTGGTGGCATTACAGATGTGTGCATGCTCATCTTAATGGGATTTTCAGGAAATCTATTGCTGATAATCAGGTAATGCGATGGTCGTACTTCCCAGACCCAAGTGTGAAGTATCAACCTTTAAAAACGACGAAGATGATGATTCGATAG